The segment TGCAGTAGCCGGTGTTGATGCCCATGCGGATTTCCATGGGCTTGGTGATGCCCTGCGCCCGCCATTGCTGGCGCAGCACCTTCATGTGTTTGCGCATGGCGATGGCCATGGAGACCGCGGCCACCGCATCTTTCTTCGCGCCCTGGCTGGTGGGGTCGCCAAAGAACACCATGACGCAGTCGCCGACGAACTTGTCGATGGTGCCGCCGTACTTGAGCGCGATCTTCGACATTTCGTTGAGGTAGTTGTTGAGCAGGTCGGTCAGCGCCTCGGCCTCGAGCTCCTCGGACAGTTCGGTGAAGCCCTTGATGTCCGAAAAGAACACCGACAGCTTCTTGCGCTGGGTCTCCAGTTTCACGCTGCGCTTGCCGGAAAAGATCGACTCCCATACCTGAGGCGAGAGGTATTTGGCGAGATTGCGCGCCAGGCGGGCGGCCTTGGCCTGTTCCAGTTCGATCTCGGTGCGCGCCTGGGCCAGCCGGATACCTTGCTGGTGGACGTAGTACGCCGTGGCGCAGATGTACAGCGAGGTGACCAGCACGCTGACCAGCGAGACCAGCGGCGGCGTGGTGCCGAGCAGCTGCACCGGCGTCAGCAGGCAGCCGGCGGCGATGGCCAGCGTCGCGCAGAGCAGCGCGAGCAGCAGGTGCCGCAGGCTGCCCACCACCAGCGCGCTGAAGCACAGGGTAAGCATGAACATCAGGCTTGGCACCACCGCGAAATCGAGCAGCACGACGCCGGCGCCGGCATTGAAAGCGTCCAGGCAGAGCAGGACCTGCGAGGTGCGTTCGGCGTGGTCGCGCTTGAAACGGTAGGACAGGTGGTAGGCAAGATGCGGATAGAGCAGTGCGTAGGGCACCATCCACAGCAGGTCGAGCGAAAAGAACTGCGTGTAGGTGCCGGCGGCTAGCGTTGCCGCGCAGGCCAGATAGGCCAGGACGCGCGAATAGTATTCACGCAACGTGCGGGTGGCGAGGCCGTGCCGGCGTTCGGCCGAGATGGTGCTCATCTAGCTTGCTTCCCTGAAGTTAACGACGCCTTCGTGTCGGCGCTCGATCGCCATCCGCGACGAATCTCTGACGGTCTGGATGTGCGATGCGGTCATCCTGTCGTCGAATGCAAGCTTCGATCCAGAGCGGCCGCGCCACCGCGCAGGCGATGATAACCAAGGGCCGTCCGCTCGCCAAACGGGCAGCGCCGATTGCGCTGACGGCCGGTCAGAAGCGGATGCGACCGATCAGCATGTCGCGCAGCATCACCCAGTCGCCCATGAAGCTGTACAGCGGGTACTTGAAGGTGGCCGGGCGGTTTTTCTCGAACAGGAAGTGGCCGACCCAGGCAAAACCATAACCGGCCAGCGGCATCGCCAGAAGCCAGCGCCATTGTTGCGAAGCCAGCGCATAACCAAGGATGCCCAGCACCAGAAGACTGCCGATGAAATGCAAGCGACGGCAGGTCCGGTTGCTGTGCTCGGCAAGGTAGAACGGGTAGAACTCGGAAAAGCTGGCGAAACGCTCGGCGGTCTGGGTGCTCATGGCAACCTCCTGTTGTTATGGCGCCGCCACGCGGCGCGTCGGGTAGGCCCTGTAACCCTAACAACGACAGGCTTGCAGGCCAGTGGCTGCCGGTGCCAGTTTAGTAGCCTTGTGGCACCGCGACCGACCGTACGACGGAACAAGAACAATGAAGCAGTTACGCACCACGTCCTCGAGCTGGGCCGGCGCCATTGCCCTGGCGCTGGAGCGTGCCGGTCTCGACAGTCGCAGCCTGTTCGCCGAGCTCGGCCTGGACTACGGCGTCCTGGCCGACCCCGACGGACGCATAGCTCAGGACGACATGACCCGGCTCTGGCGGCGCGCGGTCGAGCGATCCGGCGACCCTTCCATTGGCTTGAACCTGGCGCAGGTCACCCATCCGGGCTGTCTGCATGTGGTGGGCTATGCGCTGATGGCCAGTCGGACGCTGAAGGAGGGCCTGGAGCGGCTGGTGCGCTATCAGCGGATCATTGCCGAGGGCGCAGACTTGCGTTTGTGTCGCGAGGGTGGCGCCTATGCCCTGGCGCTGACCGTTCATGGCGACACGCTGACGGCCAGCCGGCAGGCCGGCGAAGCGTCCTTGGCTGGCTGCCTGGCCTTCTGTCGCTGGTTGGCCGGCGACGCGCTGCATCCGCTGGAGGTGCAGTTCCGCGACGAGCCGCCGGCCAGCCAGCAGCGTTATGCGCAGTTGTTCCAGGCCCCCTTGCGGTTCGGCCGGCCAGACTATCGTCTGGTGTTCGCCGCCGAAGACCTCGAGCGACCGCTGCCCACGGCCAACGAGGCGCTGGCGCAACTGCATGATCGTTTCGCTGGCGATTACCTGGCACGCTTCGCCGGCAACCCGACCACCCATCGTGCACGACAGGTGCTGTGCCGGTTGCTGCCTGGCGGCGAGCCGCGCCGCGAGGCGGTCGCGCAAGCGCTGCATCTGTCCGAGCGCACCTTGCAGCGACGGCTGCAGGAGGAGGGCAGCAGCTTCCAGCAATTGCTGGACGAAACGCGCAAGGAACTGGCCGGGCAATACCTGGCGCAGGCGGACATGGCGTTGCTGGAAATAGCCTACCTGCTCGGCTTTGCCGACCCGAGCGCGTTCTTTCGCGCCTTCAAACGCTGGTACCGGCTCACACCGGGTGAATACCGTGCGCTGCGCGGCGACAGCGAGGAACCTGCGTCGGGCACAATGGCCATATCAACTGTCAGGCGCTGACGATGGCGCTTCCTCTGACCCTTTCGACGTGGTGATCAATTGGCTTCCAGTCTGCTCGCTCTACTCGACGATATCGCTTCGATTCTCGACGACGTCTCGGTGATGACCAAGGTCGCCGCCAAGAAAACCTCTGGCGTGCTGGGCGACGACCTGGCCCTCAACGCCCAGCAGGTCACCGGCGTTCGCGCCGACCGCGAGCTGCCGGTGGTCTGGGCGGTGTGCAAGGGGTCGCTGCGCAACAAGGCGATCCTGGTGCCGGCGGCCCTGGTCATCAGCGCGTTGGCGCCCTGGCTGATCACGCCGCTACTGATGCTTGGCGGCGCCTTTCTCTGCTACGAAGGCTTCGAGAAACTCGCGCACCGCTTCCTGCACGATGACGGCGAGGCGCGCAACCGCGCGAGGGAGGCGCTGTGCGACCCGGCGGTGGACATGGTCGCCTTCGAAAAGCGCAAGATCAGCGGTGCGGTGCGCACCGACTTCATCCTTTCCGCGGAAATCATCGCCATCACCCTCGGCACCGTGGCCGATGCACCGCTGTCGCAGCAGGTGGTCGTGCTG is part of the Stutzerimonas balearica DSM 6083 genome and harbors:
- a CDS encoding Mpo1-like protein; the protein is MSTQTAERFASFSEFYPFYLAEHSNRTCRRLHFIGSLLVLGILGYALASQQWRWLLAMPLAGYGFAWVGHFLFEKNRPATFKYPLYSFMGDWVMLRDMLIGRIRF
- a CDS encoding adenylate/guanylate cyclase domain-containing protein — protein: MSTISAERRHGLATRTLREYYSRVLAYLACAATLAAGTYTQFFSLDLLWMVPYALLYPHLAYHLSYRFKRDHAERTSQVLLCLDAFNAGAGVVLLDFAVVPSLMFMLTLCFSALVVGSLRHLLLALLCATLAIAAGCLLTPVQLLGTTPPLVSLVSVLVTSLYICATAYYVHQQGIRLAQARTEIELEQAKAARLARNLAKYLSPQVWESIFSGKRSVKLETQRKKLSVFFSDIKGFTELSEELEAEALTDLLNNYLNEMSKIALKYGGTIDKFVGDCVMVFFGDPTSQGAKKDAVAAVSMAIAMRKHMKVLRQQWRAQGITKPMEIRMGINTGYCTVGNFGADTRMDYTIIGREVNLASRLESAAEASEILISHETYSLVKDVIMCRDKGQISVKGFSRPVQIYQVVDFRRDLGATSSFVEHELPGFSMYLDTNGVENFDKERVIQALNQAAQKLRDKVIL
- a CDS encoding AraC family transcriptional regulator — protein: MKQLRTTSSSWAGAIALALERAGLDSRSLFAELGLDYGVLADPDGRIAQDDMTRLWRRAVERSGDPSIGLNLAQVTHPGCLHVVGYALMASRTLKEGLERLVRYQRIIAEGADLRLCREGGAYALALTVHGDTLTASRQAGEASLAGCLAFCRWLAGDALHPLEVQFRDEPPASQQRYAQLFQAPLRFGRPDYRLVFAAEDLERPLPTANEALAQLHDRFAGDYLARFAGNPTTHRARQVLCRLLPGGEPRREAVAQALHLSERTLQRRLQEEGSSFQQLLDETRKELAGQYLAQADMALLEIAYLLGFADPSAFFRAFKRWYRLTPGEYRALRGDSEEPASGTMAISTVRR
- a CDS encoding DUF808 domain-containing protein gives rise to the protein MASSLLALLDDIASILDDVSVMTKVAAKKTSGVLGDDLALNAQQVTGVRADRELPVVWAVCKGSLRNKAILVPAALVISALAPWLITPLLMLGGAFLCYEGFEKLAHRFLHDDGEARNRAREALCDPAVDMVAFEKRKISGAVRTDFILSAEIIAITLGTVADAPLSQQVVVLVGIAIIMTLGVYGLVAGIVKLDDLGLALSKAGSAALQGIGRGILALAPWLMKTLSVVGTAAMFMVGGGILSHGIGAVHHWIENSAEQSLAIPYVGSVLGGLLPTLLNALFGVLAGALLLALVSLGGRLFRRGQEAGEAPRQ